A genomic region of Candidatus Binatia bacterium contains the following coding sequences:
- a CDS encoding 4a-hydroxytetrahydrobiopterin dehydratase: MPTPKLSDAEITAALAELPGWKLEAGMLQKTYKHATFPEAIVFVNAVAHLAELANHHPDVDIRYSNITLRLTTHDSGGITGKDVALAKEVEAVRKKMGVPT; the protein is encoded by the coding sequence GTGCCCACCCCCAAGCTGAGCGACGCCGAGATCACGGCCGCGCTCGCGGAGCTGCCCGGCTGGAAGCTCGAGGCCGGCATGCTCCAGAAGACCTACAAGCACGCGACCTTTCCCGAGGCGATCGTCTTCGTGAACGCCGTCGCCCATTTGGCCGAGCTGGCGAATCACCACCCCGACGTCGACATCCGCTACTCGAACATCACCCTGCGCCTGACGACGCATGACTCCGGGGGCATCACGGGGAAGGACGTCGCGCTGGCGAAGGAAGTCGAGGCCGTGCGGAAGAAGATGGGCGTACCGACGTAG
- a CDS encoding metal-sulfur cluster assembly factor, with amino-acid sequence MASDEEIRTALEEVVDPEIHLSIIDLGLVREIDQSVEPHVVRMLLTTPFCPYAPQIVAQVKEVTTRVTGKETEVEILPDPWSPEMMSDPGLLGRW; translated from the coding sequence ATGGCGAGCGACGAAGAAATCCGCACCGCGCTGGAGGAAGTGGTGGATCCCGAGATCCACCTGAGCATTATCGACCTGGGCCTGGTGCGCGAGATCGACCAGAGCGTCGAGCCGCACGTCGTGCGCATGCTGCTCACGACCCCCTTCTGCCCCTACGCCCCCCAGATCGTCGCGCAGGTGAAGGAAGTGACCACGCGCGTGACCGGGAAGGAGACCGAGGTCGAGATCCTGCCCGATCCCTGGTCCCCCGAGATGATGTCCGATCCCGGCCTCCTGGGCCGGTGGTGA
- a CDS encoding non-heme iron oxygenase ferredoxin subunit → MIEKAARYVKVGKVADIPEGRPETFEVEDRHIAIYRLNDGYYAIEDICTHDGGPLAEGEVDDDVVICPRHGARFSIRTGAALSFPAVTPVDAYPVRVEGDDLLVGLPED, encoded by the coding sequence GTGATCGAGAAAGCGGCCCGGTACGTGAAGGTGGGCAAGGTCGCGGACATCCCGGAGGGCCGCCCCGAGACGTTCGAGGTGGAGGACCGGCACATCGCCATCTACCGCCTGAACGACGGCTACTACGCGATCGAGGACATCTGCACCCATGACGGCGGGCCGCTGGCGGAGGGAGAGGTCGACGACGACGTCGTGATCTGCCCGCGCCATGGCGCGCGATTCAGCATTCGGACCGGTGCTGCGCTCTCCTTCCCGGCGGTGACGCCGGTGGACGCCTACCCGGTTCGCGTGGAAGGGGACGACCTGCTGGTCGGGCTCCCGGAGGACTAG
- a CDS encoding SUF system NifU family Fe-S cluster assembly protein: MSLDDLYRQDILDHSQNPRNFGTLDHPEISAEDSNPLCGDKIRMDLRVKDGTIEDVKFTGVGCSISRAAASMLTEEIKGKTLEEVKRIGRDDVLELLGIELGPVRLKCALLALKTLKVGIYGLQSWKEEEEE, from the coding sequence ATGAGCCTGGACGACCTCTACCGGCAGGACATCCTCGACCACTCCCAGAATCCCCGGAATTTCGGCACCCTCGATCATCCGGAGATCAGCGCCGAGGATTCCAATCCGCTCTGCGGGGACAAGATCCGCATGGATCTCCGCGTCAAGGACGGTACCATCGAGGACGTGAAGTTCACCGGCGTCGGCTGCTCGATCAGCCGCGCTGCGGCCTCGATGCTGACCGAGGAGATCAAGGGGAAGACGCTGGAGGAGGTGAAGCGGATCGGGCGCGACGACGTGCTCGAGCTCTTGGGGATCGAGCTGGGTCCGGTCCGGCTCAAGTGCGCGCTCCTCGCCCTGAAGACGCTCAAGGTGGGGATCTACGGGCTGCAGAGCTGGAAGGAAGAGGAGGAGGAGTGA